Genomic window (Cellulosilyticum lentocellum DSM 5427):
TTACTTTATGGTGGAATACATTACTTGAAGGTGAAGATTCCGAAACCTATATGAATAAATCAGCAGAATTATTTGCAAAACAAATTACACCAGAAGAATTTGTAAAACAGTTGCAAACAATGAATGAATAGTTAAATACAAAAGCCACTGTTGTTTAAGCAGAACTTAAGCTAACAGTGGCTTTTCTAAACAGGACTTGATGATAGAGAACTTTGTGATAGAGGGGGAGAGATGAGATGAAGAATATTTTCGCTGATAAGAAAGCTATTTTTCTGTTTATGCTACCAGCAACATTATTCTTTTTGCTAATTATCGTATTACCTGTTATTTTATCAGGATATTACTCAACATTAGATTGGAATGGCTTTGGCATGGCTAAATTTATTGGCATAGATAACTTTAAAGAACTCTTTATAAATAACAAGGATGGGTTCCCTAAAGCTGTTATGAACTCCTTGTTTTTCTTAGTAGTTTCATTAGTGATTCAAATACCAATTTCTTTAATACTAGCACTTGTTTTGGCTAATGGTATTAAGGGAGAGGGCTTTTTTAGAACAGTGTTTTTTATCCCAGTTGTACTAGCCACAGTTGTTATTGGACAGTTATGGATGAAAATTTATAATCCTGATTATGGACTACTTAATACATTTTTAAGAGCAATAGGTTTAGGGAAGTGGGCAAAGGCTTGGCTGGGAGAAACGAGTACAGCTTTAGGGGCTTCTTTTGTACCTATTTTGTGGCAGTATGTAGGTTATCATATGCTTTTACTATATGCTGCGATCAAGACGATATCACCTGATATTTATGAGGCAGCTCAAATAGATGGAGCAAGTAGTAGGAAAATGGCAACTAAGATAACCATACCACTTATTATTCCTATGCTTAAGGTAAGTACTATTTTATCAGTAACGGGATCACTTAAAGTATTTGATTTAGTATTTGTACTGACCAATGGAGGCCCAGCAGGTGCAAGTGAAGTGCCGAGTACACTTATGGTTAAGAGTATTTTTAACAGCTATCGATACGGCTATGGAAGTGCTATGGCAGTATTTATTATTATTGAGTGTTTTATTTTTACAGCTTTAGCTAGAGGCATTTTTAGTCAAATAGAGAAACGTTATTAAAGGAGGAAAAGCACATGGGTAAAAGGATAGTGGTAGGTTTAAAATATTTATTACTGAGCATATGGACTGTAATATGCCTGTTTCCTATTTATTGGTTAGTGTGTTTTTCTCTTAAAGATAACACAGAAATATTTGGTGAGAATATAGCAGGACTTCCAAGGCATTGGATCTTTTCCAACTATCAATCAGCATTTATGGGAGGCAATGTAGGTATCTACCTATTAAATAGTGTGATTGTTACAGGTATGACCATCTTATTAACCATTATAGTAGCGGTAACAGCCAGCTATGCATTAGAACGAATGGTATGGAAGCTTAGAAAAACAGCTATGACTATTTTTATGATAGGTATTATGATTCCTATTCATGCAGCTTTATTACCTGTATTTTATATGATGCAAACCTTGCATATACTAAATACCGCATGGTCATTGATTATTCCATATGTAGCCTTTGCTATGCCAGTGGCAATTATGATTATGACTGGTTTTGTAGCAGGTATTCCGAGAGAATTAGAGGAATCAGCAAGTATAGATGGTGCCAGTATCTATAAGATTTTTATATCAGTCATTCTACCTTTATTGAAACCGGCTATAGCTACAGTATCCATTTTTACATTTATACAAGCATGGAATGAGCTGATGTTTGCAACAGTATTCATTAGCAATAATGCAAAGAAAACGCTAACAGTAGGTATTCAATCTATGTCAGGTCAGTTTTTAACTCAATGGGGACCTATTGGAGCGGCATTGGTCGTAGCAACCATACCAACGATAATGATTTATTTGTTACTTAATAGACAAGTACAAGACAGTCTAGTAATGGGAGCTGTTAAAGGATAAATATTAATTATTTTAGGGATTTATAAAAGGATTTTCTCACTTATAGAGAGCTACAAGTAGAGGATGAAAGGCTTAATAAATGGTCTAAAACTGGCAAAAACAAACAAAAAAATAACAAAATAACACATAAAAATATACATAATAAACAAAAACATTTAAAATATTCCGAATATATATTAAGATTTCATTAGATGTTAGGATAAACTACACATCACAAATCAAAGGTTTGATTTGAAATTTTATTAAGGAGGAATAGGTATGAGATTAAAGAAGTTAAGTAAAAAATGCACGGCTCTATTAGTAGCAGGACTCATGATGGTAGCTACCATCATACCCAAACAAGATGCCTATGCAAGTATGACGAGTGGTAGTAAATTTTTAGGCAATGTTATCGGAAATAGTATTCCAAGTGATTTTGGAACCTATTGGAACCAAGTTACGCCAGAAAATGCGAGTAAGTGGGATGCAGTTGAGGGTACTAGAGATAGTATGAATTGGACTGCAGTAGATAGTTATTTTAATTATGCAAAGCAGAATAACTATCCATTTAAATTTCATACACTAGTATGGGGGAGTCAAGAACCTAACTGGATTAAAAATCTTTCTAAGGCAGAACAACAAGAAGAAGTTTTGGAATGGATTAAGGCAGTTGGATCAAGGTATAGTACAGTGGATATGATAGATGTTGTTAATGAGCCACTGCATGCTAAACCATCTTATAAAGATGCAATTGGTGGAGATGGTGAAACAGGATGGGATTGGGTTATTTGGTCTTTCACCCAAGCTAGAAAATATTGTAAAGGTAAGTTACTCATTAATGAGTACGGTATTATTAGTGACACTAATGCTACTAATCAATACATTCAAATTATTAACTTATTAAAAGAAAGAAATTTGGTTGACGGAATTGGTATTCAATGTCATGAGTTTAATATGAATTATGTGTCTGTAAGTACCATGAAGACTAATCTAGATAAATTAGCAGCAACAGGATTACCTATCTATGTATCAGAGCTTGATATGTCAGGTGATGATAGTACACAGCTAGCACTTTATAAAGAAAAATTCCCTGTATTATGGGAGCACTCAGGTGTAAAAGGAATTACATTGTGGGGATATATCGAAGGTCAAACATGGAAGAGTAACACACATCTTAGAAATACTTCTGGAACAGAACGTCCAGCATTGCAATGGTTGAAGAGTTATTTAAAAGATGGTTCGACGCCAACACCAACACCAACACCTACACCTACTCCTACGCCAACACCTACTCCAACACCAACAGAAGGTGCTATCCCTAAGGTGAGCGTTACTACCCAGTTAGGTAGCTCTCTCAATCAACAATATACTATTACATCTGTAGGTAGTCAAAACCTTGATCTTTCTAAGCTCACTATCCGCTACTATTACACTAAAACAAGTACAAAGAGTCAAAGCTTTTGGTGTGATAATGCAGGCCTTCAGCTCAATGTATCTCCATGGTATGTGAATCTTGCTTCAGGCGTAAAGGGTACTTTTAAAGATGGCTATCTTGAAATAACCTTTGATACTACCTATAGTATGGCGCCAAACTCTGGTTCACTTAATTTAGGAATTCGTCTTGCCCAAAGTGATTGGTCTACTTATGAAAACTTAGTGGATAAAGGGTATGAAGTTTATTATAATGGAACATTAGTTAAATAATGATTTGCAAGTAGCTAGGAGGATTAAAAATCTTAGCTACTTTTTTATTGTGTGCCTTAGCTCTGTACAAACGTTCCTTTATGACATCAGGTCATATTGTTGATCCTAGAAATTACTATTTCAAATCTAGGATTCAGGAAGGTTTTTGAGGCCTACTTGTTTTCTGGATTATAACAATATAATTACACCTCTCAAATGGGTTATCTATAGTTGAATAAAAAATCTAAATATTATAAAATTAATCGAGGTATTCAGTTGTATTAAAAGAAGTTTGGTACTGCTCAGTATTGATTTTTCACAGCTCTTCAAAATTCAATCGATATAGCAACTGAATGATTATAAATAAAAATGGGATTTTATTAAAAATAAGAAGGGGAGAGCGTTATAATGGAACAGGAGATTTTAAGTGGGCCAGTAAAAACAAGAAAAAGTGTGTGGGGAATCTTAGCAGTAGTTATTTTAGGAATTTATGCATTGATCACTATAGGATTGGTAGTTGTGGGATGCGTGGTTAAGCCAATACCAGGACTAAATTATTCTTTTGAATATGCAAAGGATAATTTATTAGATGTTCTAAAAATTAATTCTGAGATATCAATAATCCTATTCATTATCTTAGGTGTAATTGGAACTGTATTTAAGATCATTAAGAATAACAGTATTAGGAATGGACTTATAGGTTTCTGGGGATTTTTATTTGTATTGCCCATGAGTGTGTTAAGCCTGTGGCTTCAAAAGTTGGTACCAAGTGATATAGGGCTAAGTAGAAATTTTAGATGGGTGATATTGGGGATTGCTGCATTTAAGGTAGGGCTTCTTATACTTATTTTACTAAAATATATAGAAAGAAAAAGAGATGTCAATTTTAAAATAGTATGGACTTCTGCAATCTTTCTGGCGTTGATTAATTTTATGACAATGTCTCAGTTTAGTTTTGGCATGGATCAGAACTATTCATTTGGATATGCAATGCTAGAACAATGGGGGCTATTTTTTACAGAGCAATACATATGGTTACATGGAAATTTAGGTATATCTAGGTTTATTAACATAAGTATAGTCGTTTTATTTGTAGTCTTAAGTGTACCATTATATATGATTGGTAGGGGCTTATTTATTCCAAAATCTGAGGAGAAAAACGAGGAATATGTATCTAGAGGTTCTTTAGCAGTACTAGTAGGAAATGGACTAGGATTATTAATGATAGTCACTCCTATTTTAAAGAGTGGTATGAGTATAGAAAGTATAGGGCTAAAGAGTTTAGGAGCAGGTTTTTTTATTAGTTTATTAGTAGGTATAATAGCTACCATTTTAAATGTAGGGATAGGAAGCATAATAGTACAGATGAAGCACTCAAGAATAGGGTTGATTGGGATTGGATTATTAGTTTTAATCAGTAGTTCTGTTACTACCTCGCCAATAAACTCAGTATTCATTAGTTCGTGGTTATTGTTTGGTAAAGGCATAGTAAGTACTGTATTTGCAATAAGTATAAACATGGTAACCCTTTTTGCTATAACATGGATACTTAGAGAAAGAAAAAGTAAAGAGGGTATTCTAAATAAGAATTTTATAATGAGGTTAAGTATAGCTATTTTTATTGTTCAGTTCTTGGCTGGTATGACTAACTTTGGTATTGGGTTCGTGTTTTATGCAAGTAACTTTGAGAGCATGTTACCTTTAAACTCAATCTTTTTTCAACCAGATATGACTTCTGAAGCAAGAAACTTTATTTTTGTAGTCATTTCTACATTAGTATTTTTAGGGATCAATATAAGTCGATTATTATTAAAAGAAGAAGATTATGGTGAATGGACATGGCTTAGTATACTTCATAAATAAAGAGAAACTAAAATAGAATAAACAAAAAAACAGAGGAGATAAGAAGAAAATGAAATATCATTCATTAATGGAAGCCCACATAAGGGAAACACTTGGAAATTAGCTGAAGAGGTTCAAGGTATACTAAAAAACATAGAGCCGGGTAGTGTTATAGAAGAAATTCATTTAGTAAATCTGAAGCTGCCATTTTGCAGTGGCTGTTCCTTGTGCTTTAGAACAGGAGGAAGTAATTGCCCTCATAATGAAAAGATTCAGCAAGTGTTAAATGCCATGGAAGAAGCTGATGGAATCATAGTAGCCTCGACTAGTTATAACAGGAGGGAAACTACCTTGCTTAAAAACTTTTTCGATCATTTGTGTTACCTCCTTCATCGTCCACACTTCTTTACTAAAAAAGCATTAGTTATAACGACAACAGGAGGTGTAGGGGCTAAATCAGCAGCTAAAAGTATTGCATCCTTTTTGAAGGGAATAGGTTTTAATAAGTGTTATCTCTTACCAATTGCAGCTTATAGTTGGAATGATTATAAAGTTAATAATAAAACAAAAATGAAGTGTGAGCAGGTAACTAAAAAGTTTTATCAAGCTATCAGCTCAGAAAAATTACATAGTCCAAGTGTCTTAGTTATGATTCCCTATAACTTATTTAGAGGAATGTCTCTGTATTATGTAAAAGGGACTGAATATGAAACAGAGGATGGTAGTTATTGGACAGATCCTATTAGAAAAGACACTGTATATGATAAAGTTGTTCCAGTTCCTATTTATAAAAGGCCTATAGGGTATTTCTTTTACTTCTTAGGCAAAAAGTTAGGGAAAAAAGTCATGGTGACATATAAAAAGTAAGTCGTATATAAAGGGAGATGATGATGATGGAAAAATGGTTGAAAAATTATCTGGATTCAAGTGGTAAATTATCGATGTATCCATCTAAAAGAAAACTAAAGATTGCTGTTATGTTTTATATAGCTAATCAATTAGAAGCTCATAAGACATATACAGAAAAAGAAATGAATGAAGCCATTAATGAGATATGTACTTTTAATGATGCAGCACTACTTAGAAGAGAAATGTACAACTATCACTTTATTAATAGGACTGAGGATGGAAAGATATATACGTTAGAAGAAAATCAGCCATCTCCTGAAGAATATGGATTAAGCTAGAAGAATGAGGCATATAGGTATTCATTAGGAATAATAAAAAATAAATAAAGATAGATTGATATCTAAGAAGAAATGATAAGATAAAGCAAAGAAAAATAATCTTATTATAGGAGTTTGGGGATGTTTAAAGATATTAAGTACATGGGCAGATATCAAGATGAAGAACAACTAAAAACAGGAAGATTACCTGAAGCAGCTATTAAGTATGAAGAACCAGATACGATGAAAGAAGTGTTTATAAAAGGAACACTTATTAGTGTACCAATATTTATAATAATGATTATGGGTATTCTGGTAAAAATCCAAGTATGGCAGATGCAGTTTTCGGAGATTAATATAAAGCAGTTGGCAGGAGGCATCCTAATTGCTAGTATAATAAGTTTACCTCTTGTTCCTATTCATGAAGGGCTACATGCTATTTGTTATCCAAAAGAAAGTATTAAGGAAATTTGGTATAAAAAAGAAGAGCCTGCAGCATTTGTGTATTGTAATGCACCTATTTCTCGCAGGAGATTTATATGGATGTCCTTATGTCCTAATTTAGTATTAGGTTTTATACCATATGTATTATGGATCATGGGTATGTTTGATGGCAATAGGTCAGTTTCGCAAATCCTTATTTCATTGGCGGTGCTTAATATATTTACTGGAATAGGTGATTACTTAAATATCTATTCCACGATTACACAAACACCAAAAGATAGCATCATACAAAATTACGGATTTCATAGTTATTGGTATAGAGAAGAGAATAAATAAACCCTAAAAAATTTGATACATAAGCTATAATAAAGAAAAGTTATAGGAAAGGTAAAGGGGAAAAATGAATCCAACGATTGTCAATAATATCAAACAAACTTTAAACGAATTAGAATCGGAAAAACGTATTCATATTTTAATGGCCATAGAATCAGGAAGTAGAGGATGGGGATTCCCTTCAATTGATTCAGATTATGATTGTCGTTTTGTATATACTCAGCCTTTGGAGAATTATTTAACCATAGGAGAAGTAATAGACCATATAAGTGTTCCTGTAGATGAGGTATATGATGTAGATGGTTGGGATTTGAAAAAGCTACTTATTCATATTAGAAAATCTAACCCAACAGTATGGGAATGGTTGCAGTCTCCAATTGCTTATAGGGAGGAGAAAGAGTTTAGGGACCAGTGTATGGCATTAGCAGTACTTTATTTTAATGAAAAAACAGCACTTTATCACTATAAAAGCTTAGCTTATAACAAAGTACAACAAATCAGGGAAACATCATTAGGCAAGTTAAAAGCTTATTTTTATGCTTTACGAAGTGCATTGGCGTGTGACTATGTATTAAACCATCACACTATTCCACCAATGGAAATAAATCAGCTTATGGAAAGCTTAAATCTAGAAATAGAGTTAATATCAGAGATTAAACATTTAATAGAATTAAAAGTAACTGTAGATGAAGCTTATGTCATAGGACCTCATACTAAGTTGCTTGGTTATATAGAAAAAGTTTTATTAGTCTGTGATGACTATTTACAGGAAGCTAAACCAACTACAGCACTTAAAGAGGCAAAGTTATTAGATGAGTGTTTTAGAAATTGGTTAATTAGGTGAGAGAAGTGATGAAAATAGAAGTTATAGAGCGATTAGAAAGTAAAGTCTATGAGTTTTTAAAAAACGAAAAGACGCTAGGCGATAGAATTTTATATTTAGTGGTGAGTGGCTCATACGGTTATGGAACCCAATATGAAAATAGCGATATAGATTTACGTGGCTGTACCATAGAAGGAAAGGAAGTACTATTTGGATTAGAAAGCTTTGAACAGTACGAAGACCTTCATACAGACACAGTTATCTTTGGCCTAAAGAAATTTGTAAGATTAGGATTGAATGCCAATCCCCAAACCTTGGAATTATTAGGCATAGATGAAGATTGCATTTATCAAATGACACCACAAGGAAAGCTTCTAAGAGACAATACAGAGCTTTTCTTATCTCAAAAAGTTGCAGATACTTTTGGTGGTTATGCAATGGCTCAGCTTAGAAGGCTTCAAAATGCGCTAGCACAAAATAGTGCCAGCCAAGTATTAAAGGAGCAGCATATAGCAGCTACACTTTCAAGACAAATTAAACAATTTAATGATGATTATACTTCTTTTGATAAAGGCAGTATAGTCGTTTATGTGGATGAAGAGAGCCAAGATCTAAGAACGACCATTCACTTAGAAGATTACCCTTTAAGAGATTTCACAAGTATTTATGCCAATATGACTAATACTATTAAAAGCTATGAGAAGCTTACACATCGTAATCATAAGAAAGAAGAAAGTAAATTATATAAGCATGCCATGCATTTAGTAAGAATACTGATAACAGGCACATATATATTAGAAGGCAAGGGCATTCGCACAAGATCAGAGGAACACTTACCTACATTATTAAGTATTAGACATGGAGAGTATAGTTGGGATCAGATATTTAAGATTGTAGATAGCCGTGAAAAACATTTTAATAAGGCAGCTCAGCTTACTAAGTTACCAGAGAGACCAAAACAAGATAAAGTTCAAAAATTAATAGAATCTATTTACGAAAGTTATTATTACAAATGAAAGCTCTATAGCTAGCTAGAAGTAACATTTTAGTTAGTTATAGAGCTTTTGTAATGGGGAAAATAAATTTGTTTTACAACATTATCAAGTAGAAAGACTTTGTGTTAAGAAAATATAAATTATTTATAATATTTTTATTATTATATAGAAGTGGCACACAATCTGTACTATACTAAGATGATTCAATCCAGTTGTTAAATTAAGGAGGATAAGGAATGATTAGTATAATTGTGGGTTGCGGAGTAGGAATCATAGCAGTTATTTTATTCTTTTGGCTCGTTGGTTTTAAAATTATCCCTAATGATAGAGTAGGAATCGTTGAAAAATGGTGGTCTCCTAAAGGTTCTCTAAAGGAGCAAATCATTGCTTTGAATGGAGAAGCCGGTTATCAGCCTGACCTTTTAAGAGGAGGTATTCATTTTAAATCACCACTTCTCTACAAGGTACATACGGTACCTCTTGTAACAGTACCACAAGGAAAAATAGCTTATGTATTTGCAAGAGACGGAGAGTCTTTAGAAGCTACACAAACTTTAGGCAGGATTGTTAAAGAGTCTAATAATTTTCAAAATGTAAGGGCCTTTTTACAAAATAAAGGACAAAAAGGACCACAACAAGGTATTATTCGTGAGGGAACTTATGCGTTTAACCTAGCACAATTTGTGATTATTACTGAAGATAAGACGCACTGCTTAAAAATAGGTAATAGGGCAGAGCAAGACACGCTTATGCAAATGTCAGAGCTTATTAAAAATAGAAATGGTTTTAGGCCAGTTGTCATTCAAGGGGAAAAAGATGAAATTGGTATTGTAACGGTCCACGATGGACCATCTTTAGGCAGTGGCAATATTATTTGTCCAACAGTAGGAGATGTAGCAACTGATCCACATTATCATAACAATTTCCAAGATATTGATGCCTTTTTAAAGGCTGGTGGTTATAGAGGTAGACAATATCAGGTTTTAGCAGATGGTACTTATTTTATTAATAGACTTTTTGCAACTATTGAATATATTCCTAAAGTAATCATTGAAGTAGGTTTTGTAGGAGTAGTTGTTTCTTATACTGGCGCAAAGGGTGAAGATTCTTCTGGTAATGATTATAAGCACGGAGAACTTGTTGGAAAAGGGTATAGGGGGGTATGGAATGAACCATTAATGCCAGGTAAATATGCTTTTAATACCTATGCAGGAAGCATTGTAAAAGTGCCTACAACCAATGTTATTTTAAAATGGATTTCTAATCAAACAGGGAATCACAAATATGATGAGAACCTTAAAGAAGTTAGTCTTATCACAAAGGATGCTTTTGAGCCAACCTTACCACTATCTGTTGTATTCCATATTGATTATCGAAAAGCACCTTATGTTATTCAACGTTTTGGGAATGTAAAGATGCTAGTTGATCAAACCTTAGATCCTATGATTTCTGCTTACTTTAAAAATATAGGACAAACGAAAACACTCATTGAACTCTTGCAGCAAAGAAATGAAATCCAGAGCCAAAGTGCTATGGAGATGAGAGAACGCTTTGAGCATTATAATCTAGAGTTAGAAGAAGTACTTATTGGTACACCAGGTAGCTCAACTTCAGATTCTAATATAGAAACCATTCTTACACAGCTTCGTAGCAGGCAAATTGCTAAAGAGCAATTAGAGACCTACGAAACCCAACAAAAAGCAGCCGAGAAAGAAAAAGAATTAAGAGAAGCAGAAGCAGTGGCTAAACAACAAACCACCTTAACTGAGTCTGATATTAATATTAGAATTCAAGAAAACCAAGGTAAAGCTGAGCTGATGAAAGCTAAACAAGATGCTGAAAAGATTCAGCGCCTAGCAGAAGCTGACTCTTATAAGATTAAAAAGCAATCTGAAGGTGAAGCGTTTAGAATTAAAGTGACAGCAGAAGCACAAGCAGATCAAGAAGCAAGAGTAGGTATCTCAAAGGCTATTGCTGCTAGAGAACAAGTTAATGCTTATGGTGGTCCACAGTACAAGGTAATTAGTGATGTCATGAGTGAATTCTCTAAAGCTGTTAAAGAGGGCAAGATTGATATCGTACCTAAGACTGTTATTCAAGCAGGAGGAGAAGGCCAAGGCGTTAATGCCTTTGAATCCCTTATTATGCTTTTAATGAGTGAAAAATTAACGGCTTTAAATGGTAATGAAGGCCACGAAGAATCTGAAGAAGTAGAACGTATAAAAGAACAGATTTTAGCTGAGATTAAAAACACCCAATTAGAAGTGGCTCCTACAAAGGAATAGTATAAAAAGCACATCTTAGTTAAATTAGGATGTGCTTTTTATACCTTACTATCTAAAGCGATACTATTTGCAATAAAATCAATTGTAATCATTCAGCCATACAAATTGAAATTCGTAATATATAAGTGAAGGTTCTCAGTAGCCTTCACTCTTTTATTTTATAATGAAGGTGATTGGCTGACGGAATTTGAAATTGGGACATTACGCCCGTAGTTAAATGTGTCAGCTAGCCTTCATTTTCTTGCATTCGATTCAGCAAGTTGGGACATACAAATGCTCCCGTTTAACCAACGAATATGAATGGAAACTGAAGAGTTGGAACCAATCAAATATTCTACTATAAGGAGGTATCCCCATGATTGCTGTTGGAATAGATGTTTCAAAATCCAAAAGCACTGTTGCTATCTTAAATTCCAATGGTTCTTTACTTGTCAAGCCATATACAATGACACATACTCAATCCGATATGTGTGCCTTGGTTGACTATTTATGTACCTTTGATGAACCCATTACCATTCTCATGGAGTATACAGGTCACTATCACTATCCAGTACTTAAAAAGCTACAACAGGAAGGATTCCCTGTCTGCATTATCAATCCATATCAAATGAAAAAATATGCCGACGTTGAAATCCATAAAGCAAAAACTGATAAAAAAGATGCTATCAGAATTGCTACATATGCTCTGGAAAAGTCTTATAAACTCGTCCCCTATAACTCATTGGAGCAGAAGTATGAAGATCTGAAATTTTTGTCAAGGCAATATAATCAACGAATTTCCTCTGTGTCCTATACAAAGGTTCAGTTGATTAACCTACTTGACCAGACAATGCTGGGAATTACTCGCTTACTTCCTCTAAAGAGCAAGAATCCTGAACAATGCGTTTTATTACTTTTTATCAAACGCTTTAAATCTTTTGATGAAATCAACAAAATCGGCAAAACACGTTTTCTTTCCAGTTATACAACACTTGTGAAGAAAACTTGCGACCGCCACGCTCCAAGTAAAGGATTGGCAATATATGAGCTTGCCACTAACAGTATTACAACCCGCGGTGAAGACCCATATATTCAGCTTGCTCAAAGTCAATGCGTAGACCTTTTAGCAACTTCACAGAATGCAGCAGATGAGATTATCCTGCAAATGCAGACCATGGCTGAAACCATACCTGAATATAAAATCCTCAGGGCTATGGCTGGCGTAGGTGATAGACTTGGTCCAATAATACTTGCTGAGATTGGTGATATTCGCCGTTTTCATAGTGGTAAAGCTCTTAATTCCTTTGCTGGAAATGATGCGCCACCTTATCAATCCTGGCAATTCGAGAGCAGAAACCGCCACATATCAAAACGTGGTAGTGCCACCCTCAGAAAAGCTTGTTTTGAGGTTATGCAGGCTCTCAAACTGACAAAACCTCAAGATGATCCCGTCTACCTTTTTATGTTAAAAAAGGAGCAGGAAGGAAAACCCTACAACGTAGCCAAAATGGCTGGTGTAAATAAGTTTCTCCGAATTTACTACGCTCGTGCGATGGAGCTTTATAAGTAAATCCGAGTTTATTATCATATATTTTTGAAAAATCTACAATACGTAGGTTTATTAAGGTTACCCTTTTTAAAGATGAAATTTCTTAAAATTCTTCTTGACAAACATTAGCAAGATTTGTCTTGGATGTTTATGAGAAATACGTCTGAGAGAAAATGAGTGGGTATGGGTGCCTTCCGTTGTTCCGGTTCACATTTTTTGAAGCACTAAGTTCACTTATTTAGATGAACGGCAGAACTCACTTCGTTCAAACAGCTGCCTAAAACCCATCTAAAGCGTTCACTAAGTGCTTCTAAAAAATGCTCCCAAGTCACTACTTCAGGCACCCATACCCACTCATTTTCACAAACGTTATTGACCTCATAAACGTCCGAGACAGTGAAGCAGTGTGGAAAGAAGACGTAACAACAATTGGTAACTTGTACGCAATTTAAAAACACTTAGAACCGGGAGCAGATGCCTAGAGCAATAATGTATCAAGCTTCCTATAAGTCTGTTTTGCCAAGAAGTAGCTAAGTAGGGAAGCTAGAGAGCTTACTCTTTTTTCTTGAAAACACTTAAGAGAGGTAGCTTTATGCATTATCCTCTCGTTTCCTCCCAGCAGCATTTCTCATAAACGATTAGACTGATTTCTATTTATAATATAGACT
Coding sequences:
- a CDS encoding carbohydrate ABC transporter permease; translated protein: MKNIFADKKAIFLFMLPATLFFLLIIVLPVILSGYYSTLDWNGFGMAKFIGIDNFKELFINNKDGFPKAVMNSLFFLVVSLVIQIPISLILALVLANGIKGEGFFRTVFFIPVVLATVVIGQLWMKIYNPDYGLLNTFLRAIGLGKWAKAWLGETSTALGASFVPILWQYVGYHMLLLYAAIKTISPDIYEAAQIDGASSRKMATKITIPLIIPMLKVSTILSVTGSLKVFDLVFVLTNGGPAGASEVPSTLMVKSIFNSYRYGYGSAMAVFIIIECFIFTALARGIFSQIEKRY
- a CDS encoding carbohydrate ABC transporter permease, yielding MGKRIVVGLKYLLLSIWTVICLFPIYWLVCFSLKDNTEIFGENIAGLPRHWIFSNYQSAFMGGNVGIYLLNSVIVTGMTILLTIIVAVTASYALERMVWKLRKTAMTIFMIGIMIPIHAALLPVFYMMQTLHILNTAWSLIIPYVAFAMPVAIMIMTGFVAGIPRELEESASIDGASIYKIFISVILPLLKPAIATVSIFTFIQAWNELMFATVFISNNAKKTLTVGIQSMSGQFLTQWGPIGAALVVATIPTIMIYLLLNRQVQDSLVMGAVKG
- a CDS encoding endo-1,4-beta-xylanase; this encodes MRLKKLSKKCTALLVAGLMMVATIIPKQDAYASMTSGSKFLGNVIGNSIPSDFGTYWNQVTPENASKWDAVEGTRDSMNWTAVDSYFNYAKQNNYPFKFHTLVWGSQEPNWIKNLSKAEQQEEVLEWIKAVGSRYSTVDMIDVVNEPLHAKPSYKDAIGGDGETGWDWVIWSFTQARKYCKGKLLINEYGIISDTNATNQYIQIINLLKERNLVDGIGIQCHEFNMNYVSVSTMKTNLDKLAATGLPIYVSELDMSGDDSTQLALYKEKFPVLWEHSGVKGITLWGYIEGQTWKSNTHLRNTSGTERPALQWLKSYLKDGSTPTPTPTPTPTPTPTPTPTPTEGAIPKVSVTTQLGSSLNQQYTITSVGSQNLDLSKLTIRYYYTKTSTKSQSFWCDNAGLQLNVSPWYVNLASGVKGTFKDGYLEITFDTTYSMAPNSGSLNLGIRLAQSDWSTYENLVDKGYEVYYNGTLVK
- a CDS encoding flavodoxin family protein, with product MNGSPHKGNTWKLAEEVQGILKNIEPGSVIEEIHLVNLKLPFCSGCSLCFRTGGSNCPHNEKIQQVLNAMEEADGIIVASTSYNRRETTLLKNFFDHLCYLLHRPHFFTKKALVITTTGGVGAKSAAKSIASFLKGIGFNKCYLLPIAAYSWNDYKVNNKTKMKCEQVTKKFYQAISSEKLHSPSVLVMIPYNLFRGMSLYYVKGTEYETEDGSYWTDPIRKDTVYDKVVPVPIYKRPIGYFFYFLGKKLGKKVMVTYKK
- a CDS encoding DUF2087 domain-containing protein translates to MEKWLKNYLDSSGKLSMYPSKRKLKIAVMFYIANQLEAHKTYTEKEMNEAINEICTFNDAALLRREMYNYHFINRTEDGKIYTLEENQPSPEEYGLS
- a CDS encoding DUF3267 domain-containing protein — translated: MFKDIKYMGRYQDEEQLKTGRLPEAAIKYEEPDTMKEVFIKGTLISVPIFIIMIMGILVKIQVWQMQFSEINIKQLAGGILIASIISLPLVPIHEGLHAICYPKESIKEIWYKKEEPAAFVYCNAPISRRRFIWMSLCPNLVLGFIPYVLWIMGMFDGNRSVSQILISLAVLNIFTGIGDYLNIYSTITQTPKDSIIQNYGFHSYWYREENK
- a CDS encoding nucleotidyltransferase domain-containing protein, with translation MNPTIVNNIKQTLNELESEKRIHILMAIESGSRGWGFPSIDSDYDCRFVYTQPLENYLTIGEVIDHISVPVDEVYDVDGWDLKKLLIHIRKSNPTVWEWLQSPIAYREEKEFRDQCMALAVLYFNEKTALYHYKSLAYNKVQQIRETSLGKLKAYFYALRSALACDYVLNHHTIPPMEINQLMESLNLEIELISEIKHLIELKVTVDEAYVIGPHTKLLGYIEKVLLVCDDYLQEAKPTTALKEAKLLDECFRNWLIR